The stretch of DNA acaatatgtgaaaacaaagaggtgtgaaaacgaAGAGGTATGAAACAAAGCTGTGAAACAAAGGTGTgtaacaaaaatgtgtgaaaactaacaaatgcgaccattgaaagctagggatatgacgaagaaacataattgttggatcaaaatattgcaactttatataaacaaagaggtgtaaaacaaaagggtgtgaaaactaacgggtgccaacatagaAAGCTGGGGGTGCCATGAAGAAGCACAATTGTTGGACATAAACTTcacaacttttgagatcattaacaaagggtgaggtcattaatcatactcaaagaacaaaatctcttttcaaaatccataaaaatatgtatctatattaaaacaaagagtatgaaaacaaagaggtgtgaaataGAAAGATGctaaaactaacaagtgcaaccattgaaagctaggggtacgacgaagaaacacaattgttggattaaaacattgcaattttatataaacaaagaggtgtaaaacaaaaaggtgtgaaaactaacgggtgccaacatggaaagatGAGAGTgcaatgaagaaacacaattgttggactaaaactttgcaacttttgagatcattaacaaagggtgagatcattaataatactcaaagaacaaacactgttttcaaagtccataaaaaattgtatacatataaaaactaagagtgtgaaaacaaagaggtgtgaaataaaaaggtgtgaaacaaaaaggtgcgaaaactaacaaatgcAACTATTGAAAACTaagggtacgacgaagaaacacaattgttggatcaaatcattgcaactttatataaacaaagaggtttaaaacaaaagggtgtgaaaactaacagatgccaacatggaaagttgggagtgaaacgaagaaacacaatcgTTGGACTGAaactttgaaacttttgagagtattaacaaagggtgagatcattaataatactcaaagaacaaaaactctttacaaaatccataaaatatgtatatatataaaacaaagaggtgtgaaacaaaaaaggtGTAAAgattaataggtgcgattttaaaagatataagtacgacgaagaaacacgattGTTAGAATAAAACTTGCAACCTttgggatcattaataattctaaaccgttagatgagataatagaaaCAGTCTCATCTGTTAAATTAAAGTTGACCCCCAAAATTCATAACATTCTacttcaaaattaaaactatgaaaatttagatatttgcatttttttaacaaaagaaatcttAGAAGCAACTACTCATTGACACACTGTTTTACACTTGCTACGTCGTAATACTAATTACGATGCATAGCATTATTTTACTCATGCTACGTTTTAAAtgataaagagaaaaatcatTTCAGACAGAACTTCCTAGAATTGTATATGTTAAAAAACTTctcatcaaaaatcaaaacgaatAGGcccaatatttaaaaaattacgCCCCTTTGTTACGCCCCTTTGTGCAATAGATATTGATATCACGTCCTTTTGTTAGTCTATTTAACTTGAAGAAATTAAATGTAAGTGCTATCTTgagtaaataattaaatgtaagtGCTATTTTGAGTAAATTATCTAACCGACAATATAAAGACAAACAGAGCACTTAGGAAGAACAAAACTTTTCGTTaatctataataatatattaaaacaaacagaGGAGGGAACATGATCtaaggtcaattaaaacctaatgtgtactccaccacgatctagtggtatcgttgtaacgcttcaggatcgaatccacagagaccaaacaattgAACTAAGTAATtatcaagatcaaatatagctaagacaaaagaggaagtttgTGAATAAAGTAATTAATCAAAAACGGAATGTAAATAAGTTgctttaaatcaaaaaggaaatattgggcgcaTGAAATCTTTGGGGATCTAGCGGTATCGTTGTAAcgcttcaggatcgaatccacagagaccaaacaattgcactaagaaattatcaagatcaaatatagctaagaaaAAAGAGGAAGTTTGTGAATAAagtaattaatcaaaaacagaaagtaaataagttgctttaaatcaaaaaggaaatattgggcgtAGGGAATCTATGGGGATATAATTTCGGACTAAGGTGGTTAGATGGGATGCATTAGACACaattctagaactcaaatcacggttgtaaagctaacctactttcgcagcgttaactatctatgcaatgaattcactaaaccctaaaccgtcgtttggacctagcaaaccaagcaagcaataaaggtttaagtttgatctgttcacaaggtgcctcaacttcaactttcgttggctaaggtccaccttgctcacctaagttcttttccagcaactcaacaacacttttggtgccccgatgaattaaacctaagatcttaatctaggtgatcaatctagcttaagcattaagaacaacaatagatgaagaactcaaTAGATCAATCCCCAAGTCTAACAACCTATGTTTAGAAAATCATAATTcccctttgaaacccgaaacccaatagataaactactcagacatggagaaacagaaacagcaaatcaaagatgNtcaccttgctcacctatgttcttttcaagcaactcaacaacacttttggtgccccgatgaattaaacctaagatcttaatctaggtgatcaatctagcttaagcattaagaacaacaatagatgaagaactcaaTAGATTAATCCCCAAGTCTAACAACCTATGTTTAGAAAATCATAATTcccctttgaaacccgaaacccaatagataaactactcagacatggagaaacagaaacagcaaagcaaagatgaagaaaacataattgaattgcaaaagaatagaaaatagggtttagaaatcttctccaaagtgtcaagaaggattagagatcttctccctttgctctcaatacaaaatagtctcagaaaataatGCTTATGCCTCTGGAAGccgtgcctctaacttaaatatcaaaataaaaccctaaaagtcggtttaaaacaaataaggaaaagttGCATCGGGGACGGGATTGGTCGATCTCaaaaggatcagtcgatccggaacgtttttctgctctcactccatctgccttctagctcgatcagtcttcaaccaattggctccagatgcatattttcacccccaaaacgctcagattccttccaaaatcacctagaacctgtaaagactcacaaaggactaaaaggactctaaaagcacacttggacctaggaaaagattcaaaacaaaccaaaaaactatagttaaaaccctataaaatgcagacacatcagaacaaaaccaatttttcGGAATGGACACTAACTTGTTACTTCATAAAAATACCTTGATATAGATATTGATGCAagttaatttaaaaacacttcaataaaaaattctttgttttattttttactattaaaaataatctgaaaataataaatttgaaacttgtttttgtagtccataaaagtgtatatataataaacaaagaggtgtaaaacataaatgtgtaaaatatagaggtgtaaaatatagaggtctgaaacaaaaatgtgcaaCAACAAAAAGGTGCATTTCTAAAAAGATGGGAGTACGACGAAGAGATGCAAAAGTAAAAAGGTGCAATAAAAGATGGAGGTACGACGACGAAGAGATGTAAAAATTCAAAGGTGCAATTTTTTAAAGGTGGGGGTGGACGAAGAGAAACgattttgaggaaaaaaacttgcaactatTGGGATTATTAATAAGTTTCAACCGTTAGATGAAATAATAATCTCAGCCGTTTgattaaaaatgatacaaaaagtgggtttgctttatatatagattagatgATCCGCACTTATCACATAATGAGTGTGGACATCGACTAACTCAATCACctaataaagaacaaaatatgAGTTCGTGCAAACTACCTTTGCTAGTTTTTGTTTCACGTGAATTTTAAGGGAAAAATAGAAGACAAATTTTTCTAAAACTCTTTTCCATACTGACAAAATCTCAATGGATTCCTAAAACCACAACAGGGATAATTTGATTAAGCTAATAACCCATAGAATCCGGTTTATGAGAATGAGAGTCCGACCCGTTGGGTGGTCTCGACATATAAAATCATTgcatgttaaattttaaattctttttgaaGGACTTGAAAATATTGAATGTTGGTAAGCGTTATTTCAGCGGGTCAGGCATATAGCTAAGGATTATATTATGTTAAACACACatccaaattaatattttccCGTTCTCTCTAATCAGAACTGAAAATGGCatttgaaaattaaacataGTATTTTACTGAAAACAATATACATACTCTCATACATCAGAGAAGCTTACATGTTTGCCATTGGTGCAATTACTGAACTCGAACTGGGACAAGCTTGAGCGGTACTTTCTTGACGATTGTAAGAGTACCAGCTTCTTCTATACTGATGTCTTTATGTGTCATCCCATCAGGCAACTTCCAATCGAAGAAGTAAAGTAAGTTCAAGAGTCCCAATTCAACAGTGGCAATCCCCATTGGCATCCCGGGACATATCCTTCGACCAGACCCAAATGGCAAGAGCTCGTAGTGTTGTCCCCTATAATCCACAGAACTATCCATAAACCTCTCAGGGTTAAACTCTTCCGGGTTTTCCCAGAGTTTTGGGTCTCTTCCTATCGCCCCAACGTTGACCAAGATCCGCCTCTCGGGAGGAATATCATAGCCTTGAACTTTGATATGAGCCATTGTTTCCCTTGGGAGTATAAGAGGAGCTGCTGGGTGTAATCTGAATGTTTCTTTGATTACCATGTTCAAGAAAGGAACCTTATCGATATCTTCTTCAGTGATTTTGTCCTTGTTGTTGCCAAGTTGGTCTCGGATATGGCCTTGAACTTTCTTTAACAGTCTCGGGTTTCTAACTAGCTCTGTCATTGCCCATATCATGGTGATGGCCCCAGTGTCTATCCCTGCAAGAAATATATTCTACCAACAAACAAGAAAGTTAAGTTAAAAACTTAGatccatttttttatatgataaatgTGTTTTAAAAGAAATCTAGATTTACCGCGAGAAACCCTTTGATATGATCTATTGTGAGTTTTAAGGAATCATCTTTGCCTTGTTTATGAATCACATCCAACATTGAATCGATGATATCTTCGTGATCCTTTGATCTCCCAGGATTCAAATGATCATCTATCACATGTTGGAACAGAGCATCGAGCTTGTAAAAAACATCGTTGAGCCTTTTGTGTTGTCCGGAAAACAAGTCCACGAGCCATCCAAGTCCGGCAACAGGGAAGAAATCGGAACAAGTGAAACTTGCTAGGGCAGTCTCAGCTTCGAACACAAGTTCTTCAATCTTGTCTTTATCGATAAACTCACTCTCGTGGAACCTTTGTCCAAAAGCAACTCTAAACAAGATACTTGCGGTTAGCCAGAAAAGGGATTTGCTCAAATCGACCGGAGATCGATCTACCGCGAATTCGGACAGTTGCTTGACCAGAAAGTTACATTCTTCCTCTCTGATATGCCTATAGGACTGAACCTTTTTCAAACAGAAAAGCTCACGTACCGCAAACTTACGCCGCTCCTTCCACTCGTCACCGTATGGTGTAAAACCAATATCTTTAAAATCCCGCGAGATTAACCTTGTCCCGACAAGCTTAGGCCTGCTGCAACAGTCTAGGTCATGAGTTCTGAGCACTTCTTCAGCTCCTTCTCTCGATGAGATCACAGTTACAGGTACAAAGCCAAAGTGAAGAAGCATCACAGGTCCGTATCTTTCGGCTAGATGTTGAAGTGACCTGTGAGGCAATTCTCCAATCTGGTGTAAGTTTCCGATGACCGGAAACTTGGGAGGGCTTGGAGGAAGATTACATTTAAAGTGTTTAAGCTTTTTGAcgaaaaagattaaagaaacgATGGTAATGaggcagaaacagaggaaagagaTCGCCATTTCTGTTTGGTAATACGATAAAGTGAAAATGATATTGCTCTGTTTGTGTTCTATTAATAGTTCCACACGGCAACTTGAGATGTAGAAAACTATCCATTCAATTTTCTTCATTAAAATACTGCAATAATTGGATCCAGTTGGCTAGTGGCTATTGGGTAAGTCTTTGTAGCAAATTGCAATTacttttacatattatattatttatttactaaagGTATAATATTTGAGTGAGGATAAGAATAACTAGAATGTAAACATTTTTAGTGTTTCTAGTGTATATATTTATCTtgaattaattagaaaaagtcATTTTTAATGGTATTTGTAGATTTCGCTATtttacttcaaatcttttagATTTTCCATTTTAAAAGATCCAAAACGCTAATTTTACACATTATGTTGGGTCTGTGTTTGTTATTAagtatctatactattaaaagggaagcatttttaataaatagacaTAGGTTAAGaaattattacatgaaatgccactgaaaacagaataaggatatatataaatcatgtaTCCAAACATATTGATATTTAATAGGAGTCAAACAGATTGATATTAGTGGTATTAGCTGAACTgaaattaaaagatataacCCTAAAAAATCGGGTGCAATTAAGATGGGTTCTAAATCGGTTTCCAAATAGATCACagtctaataataaaaattacctaacatttatgaaaattaaatttattaccataaaaatCGGACACTTAAATtcagaattatatatatgtaNNNNNNNNNNNNNNNNNNNNNNNNNNNNNNNNNNNNNNNNNNNNNNNNNNNNNNNNNNNNNNNNNNNNNNNNNNNNNNNNNNNNNNNNNNNNNNNNNNNNNNNNNNNNNNNNNNNNNNNNNNNNNNNNNNNNNNNNNNNNNNNNNNNNNNNNNNNNNNNNNNNNNNNNNNNNNNNNNNNNNNNNNNNNNNNNNNNNNNNNNNNNNNNNNNNNNNNNNNNNNNNNNNNNNNNNNNNNNNNNNNNNNNNNNNNNNNNNNNNNNNNNNNNNNNNNNNNNNNNNNNNNNNNNNNNNNNNNNNNNNNNNNNNNNNNNNNNNNNNNNNNNNNNNNNNNNNNNNNNNNNNNNNNNNNNNNNNNNNNNNNNNNNNNNNNNNNNNNNNNNNNNNNNNNNNNNNNNNNNNNNNNNNNNNNNNNNNNNNNNNNNNNNNNNNNNNNNNNNNNNNNNNNNNNNNNNNNNNNNNNNNNNNNNNNNNNNNNNNNNNNNNNNNNNNNNNNNNNNNNNNNNNNNNNNNNNNNNNNNNNNNNNNNNNNNNNNNNNNNNNNNNNNNNNNNNNNNNNNNNNNNNNNNNNNNNNNNNNNNNNNNNNNNNNNNNNNNNNNNNNNNNNNNNNNNNNNNNNNNNNNNNNNNNNNNNNNNNNNNNNNNNNNNNNNNNNNNNNNNNNNNNNNNNNNNNNNNNNNNNNNNNNNNNNNNNNNNNNNNNNNNNNNNNNNNNNNNNNNNNNNNNNNNNNNNNNNNNNNNNNNNNNNNNNNNNNNNNNNNNNNNNNNNNNNNNNNNNNNNNNNNNNNNNNNNNNNNNNNNNNNNNNNNNNNNNNNNNNNNNNNNNNNNNNNNNNNNNNNNNNNNNNNNNNNNNNNNNNNNNNNNNNNNNNNNNNNNNNNNNNNNNNNNNNNNNNNNNNNNNNNNNNNNNNNNNNNNNNNNNNNNNNNNNNNNNNNNNNNNNNNNNNNNNNNNNNNNNNNNNNNNNNNNNNNNNNNNNNNNNNNNNNNNNNNNNNNNNNNNNNNNNNNNNNNNNNNNNNNNNNNNNNNNNNNNNNNNNNNNNNNNNNNNNNNNNNNNNNNNNNNNNNNNNNNNNNNNNNNNNNNNNNNNNNNNNNNNNNNNNNNNNNNNNNNNNNNNNNNNNNNNNNNNNNNNNNNNNNNNNNNNNNNNNNNNNNNNNNNNNNNNNNNNNNNNNNNNNNNNNNNNNNNNNNNNNNNNNNNNNNNNNNNNNNNNNNNNNNNNNNNNNNNNNNNNNNNNNNNNNNNNNNNNNNNNNNNNNNNNNNNNNNNNNNNNNNNNNNNNNNNNNNNNNNNNNNNNNNNNNNNNNNNNNNNNNNNNNNNNNNNNNNNNNNNNNNNNNNNNNNNNNNNNNNNNNNNNNNNNNNNNNNNNNNNNNNNNNNNNNNNNNNNNNNNNNNNNNNNNNNNNNNNNNNNNNNNNNNNNNNNNNNNNNNNNNNNNNNNNNNNNNNNNNNNNNNNNNNNNNNNNNNNNNNNNNNNNNNNNNNNNNNNNNNNNNNNNNNNNNNNNNNNNNNNNNNNNNNNNNNNNNNNNNNNNNNNNNNNNNNNNNNNNNNNNNNNNNNNNNNNNNNNNNNNNNNNNNNNNNNNNNNNNNNNNNNNNNNNNNNNNNNNNNNNNNNNNNNNNNNNNNNNNNNNNNNNNNNNNNNNNNNNNNNNNNNNNNNNNNNNNNNNNNNNNNNNNNNNNNNNNNNNNNNNNNNNNNNNNNNNNNNNNNNNNNNNNNNNNNNNNNNNNNNNNNNNNNNNNNNNNNNNNNNNNNNNNNNNNNNNNNNNNNNNNNNNNNNNNNNNNNNNNNNNNNNNNNNNNNNNNNNNNNNNNNNNNNNNNNNNNNNNNNNNNNNNNNNNNNNNNNNNNNNNNNNNNNNNNNNNNNNNNNNNNNNNNNNNNNNatatatatccaaaaattattattttaaaacttatgaaAGTTTTTAATGTTCTTAAATAACAGAGctactaaatttaaattttgtctaaaatctatttttacaaaattattatatttaattaaaataaataacgattaatagtataaattaaaatctataataaaatttcatcgATTATGGTGTGAATTAATTGAAGATAATTGAAGTAATTAGTTATTTTgagttatgaaacaaatattcaaacaaaatataggCGATATGATGGCGAATTTTGTGGAAACTATCAACGAACAATTATGAAATTTAAGCAATATATTTggcaaataatattttaataataaatgaaaaatcatagaCAGATACTGAACTTTTTCTataccatttttctatgtatcacgaaattttttgtttaagcctagaatatattttttcgtttttcaattttaatagcacataatttttttgttctttttgctaATTGAAGATCTAATTTGAGTTTTATATTCTTGATTTCAGCGTTCGAATAGAGCATGGAAATGGTTGTTTCTCCACCTTGTGTGTCACTGTTTCTTCAAACCAATGGtactttgatttatttattctttaaatTTACTTAGTTTATTGACtttgtagattttatattatgttaaagtttgatctttcttttttatgacACACCCTTGAttgaaaaatcataaatatcgAGTTCTTATTAAATACTAATCAGGATATGGATAAGAGAAGGAAGAGCAGTTGGTAGAACATGGATCCTCAAATCAAGTAATCGAGCTAGATGGTATGAAGCATGACTACATCATTCTggctttttcattttgtttaaaggttagattttcaaatttgttttaaaatttaatcatatttttttatgaaaatgaaacaataattaataataataaaatgactAATGAAACAACTATAAAAGGAATATGctcttttatattgatttcaaactgattaaaaagaatatatttaaattataggtaatatatatatccgaaaattattgttatgaaaatattttattgttcttAAATAATAGAGCTACTAAATTCTAATTTtgtctaaaatctatttttataaaaaatattatatttaattaaaataaataacgaataatagtataatttaaaatctttaataaaatttcatcaatTATGGTTTGAATTAATTGTAGTAAAGGTTATTTTTAATGTATcattaatttgtgtgttttgtttttgaagatttgtttttgaGGATGGCAAACTTTGGTTTGATATTTTGGACTTGGGAATTAAACacattaagaaatttattgtttggtatttAAATTAGCTAATAATTAGGGTGTGTTTACGAAGAGTTTTAGTCAAGGAAAATGTTGGATCACACAAGAAACAAGTACAAAACCATTTTACCAGGGAGTAGTACAATTAAGAGACTTTAATTGTGACGTGAAGACTATACTActtgtgattgattttattgtgtttaGACTTTTAAATGGGAAAACATGTAATCGTATTAAGGAGCAAGTGCATCCATCCACACATATTAAACTATTTGAAATAaactttttgtatatcaataatttcatacccaatatttatgaaaattatatttaagaagTTTCCATAACCATTTctattaacaacaacataactATATGTTCAGAACCGTGCCATagttaggaaaaaagaaacattcgCTTAGGGCAtcaaattttggagaaaatattaGGAGCATATATTATTTAGACTTTAGTCCTAATAAACTTATGTTTATATGAGACTTAATGGTTATGCTAAAATAATgtgttaataatatagataaatacgAAACAAATATTGGGCTTTGATATGGGCTTAATTAAGTGAGTAGAAAACAATTACTTCAACaattaaggttttttaaaaagttaataaatatttagggtaagcaaagaaatatatatccctttctcctcttttctgaACAGAACTCAGTAAACAAAGTTTTCCTCTTGGCACAACTATGTATATGTTacaagaaatcaaatattacttatgaaaacaacaccgcacgtacgtgcgggtccgtaTCTAGGCACGTACGTGCATGTTTGAATCTCTTACATATTCTTTATTcgttggactaaaatatacaatatcaaatagttaaataaaaacttaacatATAATGGGCATGACATATTTACTGTCCCAAAATAACATACCACAtttctcttacttttttttttaatgtgattatCTTTGTTGATAACAGAAACAAATCCAATCACTCTTTtgtctaaaccgaatta from Camelina sativa cultivar DH55 chromosome 9, Cs, whole genome shotgun sequence encodes:
- the LOC104710409 gene encoding cytochrome P450 71B19-like; the encoded protein is MAISFLCFCLITIVSLIFFVKKLKHFKCNLPPSPPKFPVIGNLHQIGELPHRSLQHLAERYGPVMLLHFGFVPVTVISSREGAEEVLRTHDLDCCSRPKLVGTRLISRDFKDIGFTPYGDEWKERRKFAVRELFCLKKVQSYRHIREEECNFLVKQLSEFAVDRSPVDLSKSLFWLTASILFRVAFGQRFHESEFIDKDKIEELVFEAETALASFTCSDFFPVAGLGWLVDLFSGQHKRLNDVFYKLDALFQHVIDDHLNPGRSKDHEDIIDSMLDVIHKQGKDDSLKLTIDHIKGFLANIFLAGIDTGAITMIWAMTELVRNPRLLKKVQGHIRDQLGNNKDKITEEDIDKVPFLNMVIKETFRLHPAAPLILPRETMAHIKVQGYDIPPERRILVNVGAIGRDPKLWENPEEFNPERFMDSSVDYRGQHYELLPFGSGRRICPGMPMGIATVELGLLNLLYFFDWKLPDGMTHKDISIEEAGTLTIVKKVPLKLVPVRVQ